CCCCACTAACATACTGCCATGGTGCTAAGCACCCAGAAACGTAACACCTCCACCCCCAAAAATCAACACTTAGTGTTGATCACTCCAGAATTGAATGGAAGAGGGCATCAGCTAATACATCACAGCCTTTCTTATAACAAATGTCCAAATTGAAACCTTGGAGGTACACGGACCACTACATGGGGCACTGATTGGCTTTCTTCATCCTGGACAGAAAACTCTGAGGATTATGGTCAGTAAATAGACAGACAGGAATGACAGACTAACCCCGATATACTTCAAAGTGCTAATAGCAGAGCGAGTGCTTACTTCTCAATGGTGCTGTAGTTCAAATGATGCTTTCGGAGCTTATTGAGAAATAGCAGACAAGGTGATCAAGCCAATGGAAAACTGCCACACTTCTCATCAGATCTTTAGGGTTCTGGAGCGCATCCTGACATTCAGCTGACCAATCAAATTCCATCTGATCCTTCTGGAACCCAGTCAAAGGATGAACATCCctcagagaaaatgacaaaatccaCCCAGCTAACAAATAAtcacacccagaaaacagtgcaGATCTCACTTTGTGCAAAGGGCAGGACAAACAGAAATCGCTGCCACTTTCAGGAGGTGCACTGGACCTTGGCCCACCTGTTTACCTGGGTAGGTAACAGTGGCTTTCCTGAGGTCCAATGTGAGCGACGTCGAGTGCAAAAATCAAAATCAAGCGCAGCATTTTCATGTGATCTGCCCAATTAAGCCAATGCACCACCACATCATCCAAGTAAGCCTCACAATCTGATACATCTGCAAAACTATGCCCATCAGACGCTGAAACGTTGCAGGCGCATTCCACAACCCAAAAGGCTTGActgtggttgtagcctagtgggtggcacactcacctatgaaccaggttcaaaatgcacttactaccattgtgtccctgagctagacacttaatcctgagtgtcttcagggtgactgtccctgtaactactgactgtaagtcgctctgtaagagcgtctgataaatccggaaatgtaaatgaaaatgactgCATACTGCAGAAAAGCATCCGGTGTGACGAACTATATTTCTAACTTAGAAATATAGTGTGCAGAACCACTTTATCCACTTTTTTACAATAATCTGGGCAAACGCAAAATGTACCATCAGGCTTGGGGACCAAGAGACACGACGAACTCCAAGCACTACAGACTGGGGTCACCAGCTCATGATGCCTCTATATCATGCACCAACATGTTTGTGCAAGTGGTAACAtcatgaaataaatgcattaaatcattaactctttcatttcattatgatGACTTGAACGCAAACCTGAGAAAAACTCACCTAAATTACATAAATCCTCTGAATTCACATGTTAATATGACATTCATGAGTTTTCATGAGTTTGTGCAAATAATGTACACGGTGCCTTGACTGTATAGATTCTGGAAAAGCAGAAAAAGCAGAGCCAACAAGGGCAAACCGGAACCTGATTGCCAGGCTGAAAGGAACGAGTGTCCAAACACGAGGCAACCGGGACTCATCCCACTCCTTCTCAGAGTCCATGCAGTAGGAACGAAACATGAATTTTAAAGTCTTTAACCACACTTCACCACATCATCTTTTAACGCCGGCCAAAAGgaatattgtaaaatatgatGGTAGGTTTTAGTAATGCCCAAATGGCCGGCGAAATTCGGATAGTGTCCTAACGTCAGCACCCGCCCCCTGAAACTTTTGTGGAACCGTTAACTGAGAGGCCGTGTTCCACCCCAGGTCTTAGCTATTCAGCAGAACCCACTTGCTCAACAGCACCCCATTTTCCCAGTAAAATGTGACTTTTCACCCGGTCCTACTTCTCATCCTTGGCAGCACTGCATGGCATGAGAGAAGCATCGAGATTCCTCTCTTGCGCGATGCAGGCTTTACGAATGCGGACAGTCAACCTCATGTTGTCAGCAGCCCGCGACTCCTGCACGTCAGGCCCAGCGCGACTTCGCAGCGAACGCTCAGGCGGCGACTTTTACAACACCAGCTCTGTGCCCCGCACCAACACATCTGAACCACGGTACGAGTAGTCAGAAAAAGGCAGACACGCagatagaggtgtgaaccttcactggcttcatgattcgattatgattatcaatgcctcgctATCGATGcaccccatacattttctacactgGTAATAAGTCACTATGATGTGGGCGGAGTAAGTTGTCTgccctgatcctgatgcagagagcgtgatggaaaccccagcagcagcGTGAGATTCTCGTTCTTCCAGGcaggcctcctttctctgcatgtttcaccagagtttcctccactacacacaaACCTGCGGTGACTGTGGCGGGTGGTCTGCGCTACCAAACCTGATTCAACCACTTTAAACAAAGTGTCTCTTAACCTTTTGCAGTCAATGTTCCACCAGGTCTACAGGATGTCCACCATAAACTCAGTCGGGTTGGGTAAATACAGATATGTCTGATCGaagggctctttttttttcctgccttccAAATCCAGGCTAACTCTCCTAGCTAAAATACAGATGAGGGCAGCTTTAAACTCAGAATGTCACAACTGTCAGTCACAACTGTCAGCCAATGGCCTCCTCATATACCAGGGCAGCAGACGAGCCACCATACCGTGGGTGGAGCCAGCAATCAAGAAGCACCTCCCCCATTGCTATTGACAAGCACCTTGTCGATAGCAATGGTCAGTAAAAATGTATCCTGTAAATTATGTGCAAATACGTTATTGAATGGGAGAAGGCCTTTCAAGAGCTACGGTAATGGGCCAGTGAATGTTTGCATTATGAGTCAGTCACCTTTCTAGCTTTTCCCCATTGTATTATTTATGATGCATATGTCATTCTTTAAAGCTATTatgacataaaaatgtattttaaaaggtTGTACAGGTGGTAATATGATGCAATCAATGTAAATACAAAGTTTTCTGTGTGTACAAAgtttacaaaacaaaactttttagTATTTTGGATGAAATGTAAACTTTTCTCATTAGTTATTGTCGTGACGGGTCTGTCCATATTGATGTGACTGCTGTTTCAAAAATGGCTTATTATGTAAGAGGATAAATATTTATCATTCATAATGCTAGATAGACAAACATATAGATAGACAGATCACATAGGGAAATCTGGGATTATTGCAAATGACTATCTTTACATGCTTATTGCATTTATAGATGTTACAGATTCAATACAACACCGAAAAGGACCAATCGGGGGGATTTCTCACAGCCCCGCCCCCCGTCGACCATTTGCAAAAATATGGCGATGGGACTCGTAGCTAGTTAGCTAAATAGAACCCGTACACATAAGTGGTTTCGTCCGAAGGTAAATTAAGCAACGCTGTTTACGTGTTTGCACAGCTTTCTACGCACTGTGGACGTGTTCGCATGCATGTACAGACGCCGCCGTGCAAGCTGAGCCAGTGCTCTGGACGAAGTAGCCGAAGCGCTAGCCATGCTAACCGATCACCGGGGCAGGTAGCGGCAGGACCACGGCGAGCAGCCCGGTGCGTTTCACACGAGAGCGACGTCAGCACTTCATTACCCGGCCTCATGCGCGCATGGCGTTCTTTGTTGTAATTTTGACGGGCGGGATAGACTTTGCCCCGGCAGGCGCTGGCGAGACGGGTTAGCTGGACCGCTAGTCTCAGGCCGAGCACCGCAACCAAAAATAGATTCTTTAGTGCAGACCCGGCcaactttactttcatttttatgctCTGGTAGATCTGTTCTTGTAgcgatttttttaaaagtcgGGTAAACACGACCACCTGACACATACTTGCTGTTCGTCCCCGGCCACATGCTGTCCTTTGTCCGCAGACCTTTGACAACAAATGACCCGCGATGGTATATTATAGTGTACAGGGGTCTCATCCGGGCACTGAACTCTGCCCAGCATGTAAGAGACTAGAAGTTCTAGAAGAAGTTCTTTATCCTTTATTTTGCATTGTTAGAAGATAAGATGACGGAACGCTTGTAGAATCCCAATCAGAACGAATCCGTAATCTAGAACCTCCCTGAAATAAATGCATCTGTGTTTTGTTGCTCATTCGTGGCAGCTGAAAGACGCGTGAATAACCGAAGAGCCCACCGCGCGCACCCTCGCTGGACACCCGAGAGAGGGAGCGTGAGGATGGACTCTGCCGACGAACACGCGGCGGATGCTGACAAGCCCTGTGGATCAGGGGGCGACACTTCGCCACCACAGGACAGCCCGTATAACGCGGGTATGAGCGGACTCAACCTCTACGCCACTCTGGGCCTGTCCCCGGAGGACGTGGATGCTTTGGCGCAGATCCCTGAGAGTGAAATCAGTGTGGAGACGCTGCCGTTCCTCATCATGCAACTCAAGGCCAAACGTGCCCAGCAAAGCGGGCAGGTTGATTCGGCCGCTCCTGCGGCGGCTGCAACGAGCAAGAACACGACCGAGGGTTCCGGCAAACAGGATGAGTGCAGCCAGAGTAGCCCCTCTGTGACAAAGCCCCGGCAGTCTGCCAGTCATCCGGGTGACCAAGAACATGGGAAAGAGGACGGCCAAAGGAGAACGGAGAAGTCAAGGAGTGACTCCCGGCACGCTAAGATGTCCAAGGAGAAAGTTTGTGATGACAACCTGCCCAAGATGCCCTATCCCAATCAGGTGGATGATTTCCATGGAGTCGTGCCCAAGCTCTTTCCTCACACGTGTGCTCTGTGCTACTGTAGTGTGAATTCCAGCAGGGTGAGTACTAAACGTAGCCACGAGTACATTTTGCTCTCCATCATGCACTTCTTACCTTATCTAGTTAAGAAACAATCGCACAgatatctttttaaaatattttcataaatatagattttttcttctctaggactatttatttgcgtACTTATATATTGAatcttatattatacagtcgacatgcAATACAGTGttattgctgctcttatcttgtactgtcctcTTCCTGCCGTGACtataaatttcccacttgtggaacTATTAAAGGttcatcttattttatcttatttaacACATGCTTACTGTTTTCTTTGCCTCTTTTCTGTGATCCTTGTGGAATGTTATGACCGGCAGACATGGAAGGATCACTTGAATGGGGTTCGCCATGATGAGGCTCGGCGTGACCTCATGCGTCTGTAAGTTTTGATTTCAATTTTCCTTGATTGCTGGGTTGCTGCTACagctggtgccactgagcaaagcaccgtccccacacactgctccccgggcgcctgtcatggccgcccactgctcaccaagggccatggttgaaagcagaggacgcatgtcgttgtgtcaccgtgtgttgtgctgcagtgtttcacaatgacaatcacttcacacaaaaaaatgatgcCGTATTCTGGGGCGTATTTCAGCGGGCTGCACACATGTAGTTGCATCTTGGAGCACACTTTCTCACAGACACGACCAAAAGTTTACAAAGTTCATTAAGAATCTCTCTATTTCTATTTTTAGAAATCGAAAAAAACGTCATTGACAAAGTTGTAGTCAAATCCACATTAAATagattatttttgtatttaattagtGCAGCAGTCAACTGTAAGTTCTAAGGTAACTGTGCGTAGGTTTTCTAATAAACTGTGAACTTTTCAAAGTGCCTTTAATGACCACAGCATCTAATTGGCAGCCGTCTTCACCTGCCATAGTCTTTTACAGCATTAACAATGTCAGGGCAGGAGTTTTGATGTAATTTTAATGAACCATGCAATTGTTTTCCATCAACTTTGTAGGTTGTATTTACACAACTAGTGcatgaatcaataaaaaaactgcttcaAAAGTGTTTAACTTTTGCAGCAAAGGTTTTGAAGACTGAATAGTTGACTGATTAACTACAGCAGTAATGTTCTGCAGAAATAttattagggctgcacaatatatataaaaaaattattgtttttgcGATAATTGTATACGCGATATCTCTATCGcaaagagttgcgataaattacatttatgctgcgtccgaaattgcatactatatactattgtgaCGAGCCGTCGGCGtgaggtcaggaaaggagaaattaGCTCAATCATGTGTGTTTCGGAATAATGCTTTTATTGAACggaagccagtaggtggcgccaaTACGTACTCCTCCGGCTTCGACATAACAGGGAGGAatctcttcttctcttccagACCTACACAACTACGTCCCggttagtgctgcacgattaatctaatcgcaatcgtaatcgcaatgtcagtctgtgcaaaTATGGGTACaggtacgtcaacgtcgccaccatattgcgataggctctgctgtggcgtgaagcatatacatgtctatggagagaagtgcataaaaatgcctcactcttgtgctgcttggggctgtacaaaccgctgtacgctccaaaccagatcccgggattacatttcataggtaaggcgggaccattgttttgaatatatttggccattataaaatcctgttttataagtcttaaccttagctaagctatgcattcctgttcaagtcagcctccaaacaacgttttggttaaacgtaagaactacaatacgggattttataatggccaaatataatcaaaacagttgtttagccttaccagggtttgtcgttcgacaataatgttttttaagtaaagacttttttgtgattatttaattttgtagaatattgtattttgacagcactgggcatttcaagttgttataagtagtttgtatgtttcactttgaaattaaacatttcactattagtaatttgtatgcgacttttcattgatatacaagcaagtgccctttatcatatcgcaatcgcatattgcaatattgatctcaataattgcaatatgtctttttccctaaatcgtgcagccctagtcccGGTGTAAAGTTTTTCCCCTTGCACgcgctacattaaatccccataacacacacatcccgaaccccaacagaacacttttacccgtaacatggttaactatttgcattaatttatgtgccaagcatttgtgtgtccaaatttgaccaatcagatgggccCTTAGTATCTTCATACCAGCCTCCCGCATAGTtgatattgatttttatttatgtgaatgttgacaaaatgttagtgtttccactacataccaaTTTGTTTGAGGCCtgtacactttgtttaatagtattttcttgtttcatttttgtttaataataataataattttatatatctgcaaaaagccttggagtttggatagataacaaactgagtttgaaccatcatgttgctgcgatctccagatcctgcaggttcactctctacaacattcgcaagattcggccttttctctcacaacaggctacgcagctcctcgtccaggcaatggtcatctccaaactcgactattgtaactctctcctggctggagcctctgcagtcaccataaaaccactccagatgatccaaaatatggcagcccgtctcattttcaatcagccaaaatacacccatgttacacctcttcttacctccctccactggctcccggtagctgctcgcattgagttcaaatccttgatgcttgcctacagggctgtaaatggaactgcgccctcctacatcaacacactactacctagatacactcctgcacgctctctcagatcggcaaacgaaaggagactaaaaattccttcttcacggggtctccgattccaatcatgtctgttctccgttgttgtccctggctggtggaacaacctgccctcctccacacgactagccgagactatcaccacttttaagaagaaggtgaaaaccctcttattccaaaaatattacagacaaatttaacacttacacacgcacatgcgtacacattgaacaaacaaatacaaaatgtataaatacattataatttttcttagtctagcacccaacaatctccgagcatgctcttcaatgacaagtctaagccttatcagggctcttagtttgtaaactcgatattctatagaaatcgaacgagaattgctggtgtcttcctattgtaagtcgctttggataaaagcgtctgctaaataaagtaaagtaaaaaaaaaaatatatatatatatatatatatatatagagagagagagagagagagagagagagagagagagagagagagagagagagagagagagaaaagaaacaggcaaggcaaggaattttttttttttttttaaagatgctcttgttttaagacactcttgatgagtgtatggttacatgtaaataaaaagtgatctttgaaagcaattaatattgtgtttgcaggtctatggtaacagcaaaccaCAAATAAGAATATCTGCTGAGGATTTTAAGTCATTCGTAATGTTTttaagtctaaatatttgcaacttccttgacattgtttgaattagatttaattagatcagatgaatatatattacatgtttattttagaatgatcattacatatataaatgaattttttaaatagataataataataattaatttaaaatttctCTTGGGAAATGTTATATCGTAAGAAATATTGTtatcgcaatattcaacaatATCTCATATTATCCCAATATCATGCAGCCCTAGTTGTTATGCACCCTAAACTGCATTCTGAGTGATGGTTGGCAGCACCGCTGTTTAATGAAAGTACTTGTTTTTGACAGATTCCCGGAGTGGGAACCTTTTGACCCTGTGCGAAAAACGTGAGTATACTCATATTGTGCATTTTTGTAGTGTTTCCACATGCCTTTGAGAGAAATGTGTTTAATCTGCCATCCTCCTCCAGTGGACACTTGAGTGAAGATGATATTAATTCTATCCGAAGAGGGATACGCCCTTCCATGTCTCACCGGACTCCATACAGCTCTGACCGAACAGGTATGCCtcaatgtgtgtctgtttccttGTGTAATGTGATTTTTGAAGTATATTATTCTCCCTTGAGGAACtcgtgtccatttcttctgatttaATATCTCATTGAATGAAAGTTGAAAgtgtctttctctgtctctcccaaGGAGATTTGCCTGGTCACACGTTAGACCGGTTCAAGGTAAATAAATGTCATCAATTATGTCACATTTATCAGATTTGTAAACAAACCATCAGGAGTCACAGCGACAAACTTGAGTTGTTTATGGTGGTGTCTCAGTAAGTGGCGAACACTttgattatttgtattattaagcGATGTTGTCTGTACATACAACATCCCttaataatagtagtagtaataataaagtgGAGGCAAATTCTTAGAACGTGTAGTAATAGAAAGAATCAGTGTTTGGGActttgggtgggtggggggcagtggtggcctagcggttaaggaagcagccctgtaatcagaaggctgccggttcgaatcctgatccgccaaggtgccactgaggtgccactgagcaaagctccgtccccacacactgctccccgggcgcctgtcatggctgcccactgctcactcagggtgatgggttaaatgcagaggacaaatttcactgtgtgctgtgctgctgtgtatcacgagtgacaatcacttcacaaatcGACCTGcaattgttttgttgtttccatGTTACTGATTCACAGTAATTTGTGGGTTTAATTCCCCATGTTTCATCTCTAGGGTAAGACCAAGGTCGTGGTCACCAAGTTTCCTCTTGGCGCCGTGGCAGTGGAAGACCTTCTCTCTTTGGCCAAACCTTTTGGCACTGTGGTCAAGCATTTAGTGTTCCCTTCAAAGGTATTAAGAGATCTTATGAGTGTTACAGCTTTTAGTTACTTGTGTCTAACCTTGCTTTTGGTGATTTCTTGTCCTGTTTTCCTTAACAGGGCTTTTTAGAGTTCAGCACGTACAAGGAGGCTGCAACCATGGTCAAGCACTTCTTTAATAAGAAGGCATTTGTAAAAGAACACTCACTGACATTTTACCTCTCTCCCAGGGTGAAAAGCATTTATGTGAGTAAAAATGTATGTGCAGATATTAGTTTTGCTGCTGTGAGTGGACTAaagacaataatttttttattgtttagtgATAAATTTGAATGACTGAGCCATGGTTTTTCCCCAGAACCCTGAGAAGTCCTACCAAGATAATCGGCCGCCCAGGCGTACAAGCTCCACAGTTTGCTTTACACGGGTGCCTTCCGGGAAGGAGGCAAAGGAGGAGATGCTTGAGCTGGCCAAGATGTTTGGGGAAGTGCGGCACTCTGAGTTTACTGGTGATGAGGTGAGTGAACTCTACATGGCAGGCAGGGGCACTATTTGAAGTTATTTTTGTTTGGAGTATACTTCTCTGGGTCTTGGCCCTCAGGCTTTGATTGAGATGGTAGACCAGAGGGATGCAGATATCATGGTGAAGTATTACCGCACCAACCCGCTGAAGCTGGATGGGAAGAGCATCCGCGTCTGTTCGCTGTCTTCTATGAAAAGGATACGGTATGGAACACGATCCTACATCTGCACACTCCCGCAGGCCATTTCATTTGGGACGTCTTTGCATATTAGCTTGTTTGTGTTCACAGAGAGAGTCCTGACTCATCCAGAAGAGGAGACTCCAGCAAGAGTCACAGCAGCAGCCATAGCAAGACTCACTACAGCAGCAAGGAGAAGAACGGCTCGGGCAAAGAACCATCAAAGAGCAAAGATGAGAAGGAAGGAGGCAGCGATTCTCCAAAAACTACTGAGGACCTCAGAGACGACCAGGACGTGGAAATTGGGGACATAGATGAGGAAGGCATCCAAGTGGAGGATGAGCAGGGTCTCCTGGATGATGAGTTTGGTCACGATGGGGACATGGACACAAGCCTGACTGCCGAGGATATGGTGGACGAGGAAAGTCTAGCAACTGAGGACAAGAGTGTAGAAGATGCCGAGCACAGAATCGAGGCCTCTGCAGAGGAAACTATGGAGCAGGACAGTCTTCATGAGGATGAGGTAGAAAGAAGCCTCTTCTGGAACATAAAGCCCTGCAGAGCCCTGTATCTTTATGTTATACCTCACTGCATTAcaattattatgaattattattattattattatccaacACAGATAGATTGATCGGGCCATGTAATAATGAGAGAAAGCAGAAATGTGATCATATATTTGCTTAAAATGTGCAATTTGTAAATTTTTAAGATTAAACTATTAGTAAAATGAATCTGCGGCTCTCATCTTGTGACATATATTTAACCAAAATGGTCTAgggtcaagtttttttttttttttttttggtgagaaGCTGTTCAGAAGCAGTCTGCAGGGCATCTGTGGGCTTTGGCCTAACACTGCCCCCTTTTTGATCAAGGTTGAAGTGTAGCACATTGAATTCCTCATAATTTTCACTTGtaagaaacaaaaatgtttctgttttgaACAGGATGACTTGGACGATAATGAAATGGACTTCCCGGAGAACTTGGATGATTTTGTAACATTAGATGAGCTGGATTCTGGAGGCGATGCTGGTAATAAAAGCTAATGTTTGCATTACATACTTGATTGTTTACTGTTCATgtaaaagttatttaaaatatttattaacaaTATAAAGTATCCTGTTTTATGTGCAGAATGaatcatttaaattttaattatttatttaaatatttacatttcagaagGTGATGCACAGGTCAGTACATTGCACTATACACTCCCTCCAAATTATGCACCAACTGGTGAGCACTGCAATGTTCAGGAAATTgaattgtctgtgtctgtgttcataGGAAAGTAAAGTTGTTTTGGTGAAGCCCATCCGTAAAGGTTATGGTTTGGGCGATGCCTTAAGGAAACTAGCTGAACCATTCGGTAAAGTGATTAACCACGCAATATACATCTACAAACAAGAGGTCAGTATCTGCCAGAATCTGCCTCTCTGTATCCAATGGAATTGATCCTTAA
The window above is part of the Denticeps clupeoides chromosome 6, fDenClu1.1, whole genome shotgun sequence genome. Proteins encoded here:
- the LOC114792265 gene encoding matrin-3; the encoded protein is MDSADEHAADADKPCGSGGDTSPPQDSPYNAGMSGLNLYATLGLSPEDVDALAQIPESEISVETLPFLIMQLKAKRAQQSGQVDSAAPAAAATSKNTTEGSGKQDECSQSSPSVTKPRQSASHPGDQEHGKEDGQRRTEKSRSDSRHAKMSKEKVCDDNLPKMPYPNQVDDFHGVVPKLFPHTCALCYCSVNSSRTWKDHLNGVRHDEARRDLMRLFPEWEPFDPVRKTGHLSEDDINSIRRGIRPSMSHRTPYSSDRTGDLPGHTLDRFKGKTKVVVTKFPLGAVAVEDLLSLAKPFGTVVKHLVFPSKGFLEFSTYKEAATMVKHFFNKKAFVKEHSLTFYLSPRVKSIYNPEKSYQDNRPPRRTSSTVCFTRVPSGKEAKEEMLELAKMFGEVRHSEFTGDEALIEMVDQRDADIMVKYYRTNPLKLDGKSIRVCSLSSMKRIRESPDSSRRGDSSKSHSSSHSKTHYSSKEKNGSGKEPSKSKDEKEGGSDSPKTTEDLRDDQDVEIGDIDEEGIQVEDEQGLLDDEFGHDGDMDTSLTAEDMVDEESLATEDKSVEDAEHRIEASAEETMEQDSLHEDEDDLDDNEMDFPENLDDFVTLDELDSGGDAEGDAQESKVVLVKPIRKGYGLGDALRKLAEPFGKVINHAIYIYKQEALMELETPEKANEMVNYYRENVKRAQISGRSVTVSLSLTLKKLEGPSGRSVYISNLPLVTYSDIALLWLAKPFGDVTGYYLNWRHRKCYIQMESVEAAEKMLKKYLLRPPRFYGAVLSVSLCRKGDAQIAWKSPMRLSKWNEQSTRRSHRDSHEDEDDDDALNGRSTSRASNTEGQHSPRGDYEGGCGDPSIEDTGSAESGDASEQKPQVPLGPYEPNNPVGIDYVVPATGFFCKLCNMFYSNEKTAKSEHCSSLEHYENLKKKLGEDSEQPTA